Below is a genomic region from Henckelia pumila isolate YLH828 chromosome 3, ASM3356847v2, whole genome shotgun sequence.
tgggtccagtatatccactggtattatggtatgggagccacctcctaaagcgacggcacagcgtgctacataccagggcccggtctatctctgttatctgatccttgacctcgagtttatagggagttcactttgcatgcatgtatactcatactctcgtgctgagcgttttatgctcacgtctcgtactctgtgtttctggacaccccatttcatggggcaggtttgcgattagatgaggcgggtggatccaagaggggcttgGCAGATGGCTGGGCAAAGGACAGTGAAGCAAGGAACTGCTGAAACTGCTCAAACAGATACGGATCCAAAGAGGGGGCAGCCACTGCATTACTGGACTGTGGTGGTCGATATGGAAACTGTTGTGGTTGAGTACCAGGTTTCCATGAAGCATTCTGAGGTAGCAAGGACGGCTGCTGAGGTCGTTGTTGCGGTGGTCGTTTCTGTTGCTGCGGCTGTGGTTTACCTTTGTTCAACAATTGTGGACATTGTGACTTCCAATGTTCCTTTTCTTTGCAATAAGCACACTCATCAGTAGAAATCTTCAAAGTAGACCGATTTTGGTTATGAGGCAGAGGGCGCTGTGGTGCGGCAAAAACAGATGGCGTGGAGGGGACATGAGTCCCCTTATCAGCTTCAGACTTAAAgcgaatgtagtgaccctgcatggaatcacctactaactggcaactaatagcatgcattaaacttaatacagcaacatacttaacagagtaagacatgcggaaacaaaaccataatttacatatcagcgtagtaatataattcaggcttaatactgtagtgatacaaccaaatcgaaatcttaaacagtaaacattatacagctatatcgaatcctgctgtataataaaatcctcaaggctcctgctccctagtcctgccttgaactaccagctccgtccatcctgcgacctgccccatggaatagggtgtccaagataacaactaggatgtgagcgctacgcccagtacatagacatgagtaaacatatgtatataatgcatgcaacatgatgactggtacaggatcatctaaaaagtcatgctcagaaccggcgccacatgagtgctgccaccgcacggatcaacctctgggtgcaaccacactcgtctagtacaccagagtagacagacataaatgcccccgccgtcgcggtactctcagtgacagactatcgagtatagagctgagcggctctataatcaggtataacaaggaataggctcaacgtgtatatgcacatgacatatgagtatagaaaatggtaaagcatacatcatgccatataataatgccaaatcaatgcaacatataaacatgtatactcgctggcaatctcagtcaatgtgtacgtacctctaggctagttcaagtataataggatcttagattccaagcctatattcaaaagttcaccgtatcactacacaagttctataagccttaactaagctaataagtactcccaaaacttaaatagattcccgaaccataccttcgtccgtagttagccctttggagtcgctagtcccggatgactataaccatatcttggttattccagaacctctattataaccgatagggccctcaagtgtatatctcacactatataactgaagaaggaaactcgggaattcgtaattgaaaataaactctgaacggccctatttatagccaaatttctcggccaggatcggaacttccgatttcgggatcagagcttccgatccagctcattgcgtgcatgtctgccatgccaggatcggaacttccgatctacgatcggagcttccgatctgctctatgaccgacacttgtcaaaattcgcgactgagtcatcgatcatttttgatagctggggatcggaacttccgttccaggatcggagcttccgttccgatcggagcttactatccggcccaaaatgaaaaagcccaaattttacttctgaagtccaataacacttcgaaattggttaaataccaacccttaatcatgtttaacatattattatcttaaaatggtatctgggttactacagcgAATCTCCTCAGCAAGCAATTCATGTACCACCAAATCAACGGAAGGAAGAGGACTATGATGCAAGATTGTCCCACGCAATCCTTCAAAATCATCACGAAGAGCCATCAAAAATTGGACCAGACGTTTTTCTTCTCTATGAGTGACGTAAGCCGAGAATGCTTGCAATTCTGAAGATTCTGTGAGTGCCAACTGGTCCCATAGTTTAGACATGGCAGAATAAAAATCTTGGATGTCCATATCTCTCTGCCGAAGAGCACGAATATCTGCTTCCAATTGATATTGTTTGGCAAAGTTAGACTGTGTGTACAATTTTGACAGATGATCCCAAACCTGTTTGGCAGTCTCATACTTGGCCAGCTGAGCACCAATGGAGTGTGTAACAGAATTATTGATCCACGTTATAATCTTCGCATTATCGGCCTCCCAAGTATCCAACGACTTTGCATAATCAGCAGCTTTGATGTCAGCAGGTTTAACACACACACCAGTAACATAACCCCACATAGATTTTCGCCGCAAGAAATTCTTCATAACATAGGTCCAATACGAATAATTTTTTCCATCCAATTGGACACTAATCGATTGAAGCGAATCATCTTTACGACCAGCCATGGTGACAACAAACAGTGTGCATGGACAACCAAATAGGAAGCAGAAAACCAAGTTGATGCgagaacaagaaaaaaaaatcaaaatacgaAGAGCGGAGAAAAACTGGAAGGACGATCCGCGAAAGCTGTGGACGAGATTAACAGTCCTACAATCAAACGATCGAAATCCATAGAGATggaggctttgataccatgttgAAATTAAAGGAGAGAAAACTAGGTTTTCTATATCATAAAAAATTGTGTATAAAAGTTACACAACAAGATGTTTATATAGTTAGATTAAATACAAGCAAACAATAAAAAGACTACTCTATCCTTATTAGCTAATAAATAGAAAagcctaataataataatataatctaATATAATCTAACAGTATATATATAGGAAAGGCTAGGGTTCGATGAATTATAGTCGGACTCGAATTGTATATATCATTCTCATgaagtttaaattatatataccaAATTTAAATATTGCATAGATAATTAATGTtggttaaatatattttatgttattcTACAATTATCCTTGGATTGCAAATCTTTCAGTTTCAAACCCACTTTTGGGTTTTGTCTAAAGATAAAGAACTCTTGAATGGATTCAAGAATATATTAGTTTCGTCCTTGGTTGCTTCAAAACCCTAAAAGCAGGGATATATGGTCTTGAGATAAATTGTGCCCGgagtgaataaaaaaaattgttaatttCATTACTTGAATAGTgtgatatatacatgtataaatcaaagtaaaccataatatgtaattaaaaaaaatattacacatCACAAACGTTCCACATAGTTTCTCAAATGAGaacatattcaacaaacaaTATTATTTAGAACGCAATATTCTCGTATATTTTGAAGCAAagtcatcattttttttttacattttacaTACAGTGAATAATTTtgcaataataaaaatattttaactaaaCTCGTATGCAATATAAAATAGTACTGAATAATGAACTAAAAAACGAACAtacataaacacacacacacacacacatacatatatatgagAATAATAAACTAGTGTAATATGaattaataaaataacaatgcaacaatcaattattaattagtaaatgaaaaaaataaaaaaatgtttccTTTTTTTCAAATTTACAATCTGAGTAATAAGCATagtttaattatataataagtaagaaaaaaaattaacaatatTTCTATCTATAAAACAATGAATGCTCGTGTTTAGAGTAAAATGTTTGCAGGGTACATGAGAAAAGATGAGATTAAAAGTTAATAGCGTAAGAGAGTTTGTCGTGATTTAACCCAAtacgttcaaaataaagtttTTCCATAAAAACctacaatcaaaatttttttattttgttatataattttttattaactaaaattataaaagtaataatataaatactaacttaaaataattcgcCCATCTTAAGATGAAGTCTTGGGTGGTCGCCCCATCCGTCCTACCTCAGGGTAGCGCCTGCCTAAAATactgaaatattatttgagaaacATAATGAGTCAAGAGATTAATGAGTTGACAATTTTTTACACgaaaaagtaaaaaattatattggATGATATATCACATGACAATATAATTGAATGCTTTGTTTCAAAAAAACACAAGAACAGTGGATTTTCGAATAAGTTATTTTGAGAAAGTAtgtaaaatatcaattaatgtTATAACTACAATGTTTTGATATTGACCTCCAGATTACATCTAAATATCAATTGAAACTATCAAGAACCGAGCATTAAAGAGGCAAACTGATCAAACCTCTCAAGGAAAGAGAAGAGATCAACTAAGTTGACCATCAACTGCATCATATCGAAAGAGAAGACGTAATGTGAAGACTCGGACCAACCATGAAGGGAGATGACATTTACATTTTGATTTTGAACCACAAACAaggaatatttcgaaaatatcatTTAGATTGGCTTTTGTGGGTAGTTAAACAAGACTAAAACCAATAAGGAAGGCTAATTTCAGTTTCAAGAAAACCAAGGGTCATGAATCACCATTATTTCATAATTATATCAAGACATAATGTCCATAATGCTAGGATTTAATGACCCTTCAAGCTCTTATACTGCACCTATAAATATACATCAGCTTAAGGGAGAAATCACACCCAAAAACGCAGCAAAACACCTCCCAAATTTCGATCATAAGCTCCTAAAATTTAAGCATTTCTGCAGTAGGTATAAGATCATCTTCCAGAACCTCTTTTGCCATTACAAAGATTATAATAtgatcttcaccgttcacaaTGTACTTTTGTATGATATACATGTTCTATCCACATTTCAAATCAATTCAACGGTTAGATTTTGGTAAAAGGTCTTCTCAAGAATACTGCATAGATTCTAAGTGAGAAGAGAGCAGCTTCTGTTTTTTGTCCGGAAACCAATCCAAATTGCAACAAAAGTCAATCTCACCGTTCAGAATTTTTTTCTAGTCTCTATAaacgtttttttttaaaattttcatgacGATCCAACGGTTCAACATGACGCAAACGCTTCTGCAAGATGACTGGTTATCAAGAATATGCAAATCCGAGAGCTCTCCTATTTTTGAGCAAGAAGTGCAGCAGATCTCGTACCCTTTTCTGACCAATTTCAAAGCCAAACAAGGGCCTAAATTCCATCCAAGAATCACACAAGGAGCTACTACCCAAGACCGACTAGATACTACAAATTTAAAGCACCAGATTCTGCAAAAGTTCGAGGATTTTAAAGCTTTCATGTTCGATCATGTCGAAAAGTTTCTTTCACATTTTTAATCTAGTTGAGCAAGTTAAAAGACTACCGAAACCTATTTAAGCATTAGAGGTAAGTGggcttatatatatgttttaagaTAATGATGTTCTTGATTTTGAAAACTTGATCGTGCATTCCTCGTTTCATGTCCTTTGATTTCGTTTCATGTTTCACTCTGTATTATTCCTCTTTTATGCTATGAGATCTTGAAATGCACTGTTATGATTTGAATTAAGAAATGGTAaggaaatttccaaaaatatgataagatatgataagaccctgatgcggtgggttataataactaTTTAAGGCCTCGTTCCCTTAGAGGAATAAcaattagggactgatcagtagtcaccattaacgagatgaataacagtACCATGTATAAGTTATGATTCAGTTATGATATGTCTTGATTCTTTTTTCGAATTATGTTTGTCTCCTGTATTTACTTCTGTTGCGACATGTTCTGGAACATGTCTCCTTTTGAATTCGTATAACGtatatatattcgatatttgtGTGTACAATTAGCCCCTACTTGTGGAGTGTTTTTCAAAACACTCACCTCTTACTTCCCTTCCTAGATACGAGcgaagatcagttggaagatgaTGAACTACACATAttttggggttggtgatcaagttCAAGATATGGAAATTAGAGAATATATTAGTCTTATTTATTACTACGTTATTGTTTTCGCACTTTTTGTTTTTCTCTGTAAAAATAGTTATGGTTTATGAAATATACTAGTTTTTGGCAAGATTtgtactacgaggcttgttgtttcaatgttaaattgttaacaAAGCCAATGGCGTGACACATAAATTGAACTTGGTCATAATAGAACCAGTCTTACTCAGATATTAGAACAGTTGAGCAGAGCTAAAttgataaaataaagaaaaatggaTTCAGTTTATCAAACTTAACTCAACTTACGAAAAAAGCGCAGAAGTAGAAATACATCAGTGTACGATGTTTCCAGAGAATGTCGCGGAAAATACAAGCTGACGCcaataatttgaatttgaataatGTCATTATCTGTCAAGCATAAATACCTATCTTTGGGACACTTCAAACATCCGGCTGCTTGAAAAAATACTCGCAATACTATCAGAGATAATCTGAGCACATCCAGTCTACCCATACACAATCATCCGAGGAAAGAAAAAGCTTAGAAAAGAACATCTTCAAAGAGCCGAAGAACACTAAAAAGAACATCTTGCATAATGAAGAATACTAGTGCTAAGTGTTGAGATTAAAGCTGTGAAATAGCACACTTGTTGTATCAATTGAGGTGCTGCAAACCTCTTTTGTAACTAAAAGTAGTCGTGAACtgtgtgttcttgagtttctaggagttctgagatagagagtgtgtaagtcctagtcttaGAGTGAGCTGTTGCAATTTGATTGTAATAATCAAAGTTTTCTAGGGTGAAttcttccgaggtggaagaagagtTTACGTATGAGTCTTTGAGATATCTGTGTCCTTAATATTTCTTGTTCATCACTCACACACACAATCCATCACTTTACAAGTTTAAATCTGTTAGTTGACATCATTCTGCACAATATAATTGTTTGCcaattaatatttgataaaccTCAACAGAACCAAGTCAAGGAGTCTTCAAGGATCAAATGCTTCAGTGATTTGCATTATCAATTTATTCAGTAGTTTCAAGTAACCCAAGTCAGCAAAGAATGATCCTATCAAGTGATATCAGAGCAAAGATTTTTCTCGTTTCTGAACTTCTGAACGTAGTAAGATGGACACATTTGGAATTATGACCAAGAGTTTCTGGAGTGCAACCATTGACAACTGCTCTGCCAAAAATTTAGAGACATGTTCAACAACCAGAAATCTATGGCAGCAACTACTAGAAACAAGTGATGAGGAAATCAAAGCAGAAAATAGCACGAGTCCATATATCGAGTCTAATGGAGAATCCTGCTGCTCGAATGAAATCACAAATAATGATGAAGAAAACTGCTTCATGGCTCTTGAAGATCActcatgcaagcaaataacaaACTTCTGAGCAACCCTccattaactcaaataaatttacATGAGAAGAAAATGGTTAAATTGACCAACCTTAACTGAACCAAGTCAAGGAGTCTTGAAGGGTCAACTGCTTCAGTGATTTGCATTATCAGTTATTCGGTAGTTTCGAGTAACCCAAGTCAGCAAAGAACGGTCCTATCATCCATCCCGATATCTAGTTTTCAATTATATATAATGAATTATTTTGATTCCAATATTCAACTATTGTTTCTCAATATAATCACATTTCAAGTTAATGCAAGAGACtctattatttaaatttcatcCAAGACCTAATTATCTCAATACTTATTACCACCTTTGCCATGGCCCTGTCCGATCTCTACCACAACAATTTTCCGTCACTAAAATTGTCCCCAACTCATTTCTCTTATTTAAGCTGCGCATGCTACATTCTCTCTACGGTTTTTTTAACTGTTTATAgcaaaatccaaaaaatattttgtgtttAAAGTAATTGTGGAGAATTTTTGTTTCCACCGTAGCAATTCTACTCAACCTGTAACggcccactgtatcaagacgggtcttttcagcgtgcttatgtcctcactcacacgcaccctgagaaactttccagggggtcactcatcctataattttcccaagtcaagcacgcttaactttggagttcttatgtgatgagcttccgaaaagaagatgcaccttcttgatatgaatagtacatatgaaatcttttaagccctcctcaaccatgtagtcccatacctacacagtctcagaatctctctcattccggcatgagatcggttcattcatgtctccctccgcctagaagcctaccaggagccgctcattgtccgtgcaacctcttggcaccggcgatcactccctgcctcttcagccccgggcgtcacatgcccaccagcttccgcttggttcatccccgaaccataccgtactaagagaggtcggctctgataccatttgtaacggcccactgtatcaagacgggtcttttcaacgtgcttatgtcctcactcacacgcaccctgagaaactttccagggggtcacccatcctataatttttccaagtcaagcacgcttaactttgaagttcttatgtgatgagcttccaaAAAGAAGATgtaccttcttgatatgaatagtacatatgaaatcttttaagccctcctcaaccatgtagtcccatacctacacagtctcagaatccctctcattccggcatgggatcggttcattcatgtctccctccgcctagaagcctaccaggagccgctcattgtccgtgcaacctcttggcaccggcgatcactccctacctcttcagccccgggagTCACACGACCGACGTGTAGTAAAAATAGAGTCATGCCATGGGAAACGGCGAGACTTAAAAAAATGGGGAAAGTCGATGTTGCCTACACCGGCAGTGCCCATAACCATTCAAATGTCGACATCTGGAATTTAATTTTGaaccttttaaaaaaacattgaaTTGGGTTAATTTCTCGAAGGAGCCGCTCAACTTCTCACTTTAAACCCAACCATGGTTAAAGGCTAATTTAAatctaaaacaattcaaatcttcAAACCATTTCTCCTCGGTCATTCTCGTGAAGGTCATCAAGATCCACTCCACTGGTGACCCGCTGCTGCCGCCCAGATCTCCTCCCTTTCACTCCCTCCGTCCCGGACTCCGACACTGATGCCCGCCGCTAGCTTAATTCCTCCAGTGACCGTTATTGCTGCACAGATCTCGGCCCTCGACTGCGTTGTTGATTCATTCTCTTCTCTCGAGATATCTGGTATTTCCATCCCTACGTCTtcttgtttttcattttttcttttcttttttactTTTTCGAGTTGGATGCATTTGTTCTTGCTTTTACTTTCTGTTGTAGAAAGAGTCTTGCAATATTTGCACTATGTTGCTTCGTAATCATCATGTTACATATTGgcttgtgtttttttttcacCATTATGACAACATGAAGCATAAGCATTGATCCATGATGACATAATGTTCTTTGATGTATAAGTTGGTTCGGTGCATGAGCTCATGAGCACGATGTTGGTGTTTGTTAGCTTGCTTTTTAGCATTTATCTTGTGAAATGTGAGATGGTTATTTCTCATAATAGAGTTCCAAGTTTCGGGATCATGATTAACAACAAATGCTTGGATTAAAGGTTATGCTGATGCGAGTGTATGTTGTCCATCAAATTTGTCTTCTATTTAATCAAGTTAATAGCCAAAGTTTTTGTTGTGATACTTCGTTGTTGATGGATTTTCACTTATCAAATTAGATACTAAATCAATCCTTTAAAACACGATGACATAATTATTGATGGAAATCATACTAACCACACTATTTGCTTTTGGTTGGAAGACTATCAGAGCGTGCACTTGCAGTTGCATACCTAGCTAGATCAATTGCTTTTGATATACTTCTATTTATTTAAACAGTGTGTCACtcaatttttagttatttttaatgtgattattattttttcttatcAGGGAAAAATGTACCTTCTTTTCAAAGGGGAAAATATTGGTGTTTAGGGGACTTGGGTAGGAATACATGCTGAACTCAACAAATTTAAAGTGCTTTATACTAGAAGTTCTCAAGTAGAGAAAAAACGATAATTGCTCGTGAGGAATATGTGAAAAAGCGGCATCCAACTATTTCATCCAAGGCTAGTGACGACAAAATGGATGCTTTGCAGATTGCAGAGAAAATGGATGCGTCAAAAAAAAGTTTCAAGAGATGTGATTGAATTAGTTAGAAAATGTAATCCTAGACCGGTTCAGTGCAATTAGTTTTTTGCGAACTTTAGGTGATTGTAAAGATTAGCATCTCATATTTGCACATTTTCGTCTATGTAGATTGAACGCAAAGTCGACGATCATCGTTTGCTTTTGAATTTGGTGTTTATATATAACTGTTGGTTTGGGACTATAATATTGTTGGTTAATTAATTAGCATAACTCACTTAGATTTCTTACGAAAAAAATGCAATGCAAACGAgtaattttgagattttttccCTCAAAATTTCCAGTCATTTGTAGTAATATGTGGccataatttaaacaaaaaactcaaataaaatttGGATTGAATGTAACTATTGGCATTGTGACAATATTTGAAAATGGTTTTCTCAAATCAAACCATAAATAACTAAAAGAAAAAAACTAAATAACAATCGATGGTTACATTGTCTGCAATATTAATACACATTTGTTTGATcaaagaatttttaaaaaaaaaacaaataaaaagacaATTAGGTCTGCATAACCGTTACATTGTCTAAATTACCGCAGGAACAAAATTACACCAACTGTTTTTTAATAACATAGTTCATAGGTCTTCGAACTGTAGTCCTTCACATCtgaagaaaattaaaatttgatggaGCATCCAAGACAAGAACCCCACTAACTCCCGGTTGCATTATCATATACAAGAATAACCTACTTCAAATTGTAATCACCCAAAAAATCTTAACCAGCTCTGGATTATAGAAGGAAAAATCATCTGCTAACTTCTAGTTGATCCTCTTATTGATCAAAGTGCAAACATAACACCCATTGCTCTACTGACTTTCCCAATCTTTACTAGTTGATCAAAAATGCCATATACCTagacataaaaattaaaacataaccACATCACATAAAAAAATAGATTTGCCCCAACACATAAATGAACAAGTGAAATAGTAAATATAAAAACTTTTACAAATTAAACAATGCAactaatgtaaaaaaaaatccacaaaACCATATAATCATTCAATTTGAAACACATCTAACAGTAGAGTTTGACTACTTGACTTATCACCAACATCGGCAATGAATATCACATCCTTGTCGATAATTTCATGCTCCTTTAGTTATAATGATCTTGTCcctaaaagatttaaaaataataataagaaatcAAATTGTAAACaagtttgattttatttgataaaatttctTACTTGTGATGGATAAGGACCCCAAACTGATACGAAAATAAATTCAACTGACCACTTGAATTGAAATTTGTGTTACCTTCCTgcatttaaaatacaaaaataaatattgattGTGTCCAAACTTTGATTGGAAAAAATGTTGATTGTGCCCAAATTGAGATGGAAATCGAGGAG
It encodes:
- the LOC140890242 gene encoding uncharacterized protein, yielding MAGRKDDSLQSISVQLDGKNYSYWTYVMKNFLRRKSMWGYVTGVCVKPADIKAADYAKSLDTWEADNAKIITWINNSVTHSIGAQLAKYETAKQVWDHLSKLYTQSNFAKQYQLEADIRALRQRDMDIQDFYSAMSKLWDQLALTESSELQAFSAYVTHREEKRLVQFLMALRDDFEGLRGTILHHSPLPSVDLVVHELLAEEIRWSLHSL